The genomic region GGCGATAAAGTTTGTAATAGTTCTTAATCACCCACTcccaattttttataatttctgaTCATTATTATAGGAAATACTCAGTGTAGTAACCCAGAAATCACTTTAGTTTCTGTAACAACCTTTTCCTGAATGCAGAAGTTCCACGTGATACTGCAAGCCTGTTGTTGTTTGCAGATAATTCTTTATGGACTGTTAAcctttaatataaatgttatctCTTTATTCTTTTAATTTACAGCACTAAGTAATTTCATACATTGgcaaggaaaagtatgtgaaccctttggaattagctggttttctgtattaactggtcataaaatgtacagacaaaaacacaatgtgcataagctaacaacacacaaacaattataatcattcacagatcccattaaacattcacagtattgtggaaaaagtgaacccttggatttaataactggtcgatccacctttgacagcaataacctcaaccaagcatttccagtagctgcaaattagacctgcacaacgttcagaaggaattttggatcattcttccatacagaactgcttcagttcagacatattcttaggatgtctggtgtgagcGGCTCTCTTGAAGTTTTtctacagcatctctattgggttaaagtctgggctctgactgggccactccaaaaggtggattttctttttttgaagccattctgtagtggatttacttcgatgtttagggtcattgtactgctgcatcacccaacttctactgagcttcagttggagcacagccaccctgacattatcctgtaggatattttgataaacttgggaaatAATTTTTCCCTCATTGATGGCAAACGGTCCAGGCcacaaagcagccccaaatcatgatgctcccttcaCCATACTtgactgttgggatgatgttttcatgttggtatgcggtgccctttttacggcaTACGTAgtttttcccaaacaattcaacctctatttcatcagtccacaatttttttcccagtagcgttgtggagtggtctttggcaaacttcaggcacgcagcaatgtttttgttggaaatcagcagcttccttcgtggtgtcctgccatggacaccatgcctgtttaatgttttccgtatagtagactcatgaacagagatgttaaccagttccaatgattccttcaagtctttagctgtcactctagggttctttttacctcactgagcattctgaggtgtgccctttgagtcatcttgactggatgcaacaattcttgatcgtaggtcttctgagatctcttttttgcgaggcatggtccacctcagcagatgcttcttgtgaatagcttAGGCATATAAGCATACAGGCATATAGTCCATCAGAATTTGTCAAATGCTTAATGTTGCACTGCATCCACAATAATGAGTTTCAAtgtattcattaaatgaaaaaaaaaaaaaggttgatggATTTCACCTGTTTGCTCAAATATACGAAATTTGCTCAAGATAGTCCaacacattctttctttcttggagTGTATGTTGTCTTTGAATAAATCTGTCATCATGCTGCTCAACTAGGTTAGGATACCTCTCCAGTGCTCTTAAATAATTTAAGAGCTGAGACCAAGTCTTAGTTAACACTTATGAACTTTTATGAATCACACTTTTTCTTAAGTCTAGGAATAAGTGCAAAATGACATCATTCTTAGAATTTTGACACACTTAAGACTAACATTTTACTTTATGTGGCTTTATAAATATGGCCCCTGAACATTGGTGTAATTTCTCACTAGAATTGTTACCATGACTTAGCCTTATATAATTTCTGAAACACTTTCCACATTGATGGGATGAGTAAGGCTTTTTATCTGTGTGAATTCTAATGTGAATCCTAAAGTTTGATCGGTGTGTGAAACACttcccacactgagggcatgtgaaaggcttctctccagtgtgagtcCTAATGTGAACCTCAAGGTTTTCTTTACGTGTGaaattctttccacactgagggcatgcgAAAGGATTCTCTCCAGAGTGAGTTCGAATGTGCATCTGAAAGCTTCTTTTGTTTGTGTaagtctttccacactgagggcatgtgaaaggcttctctccagagtgaattctCATATGAATCCTAAAGTTTGATGGATgtgtgaaactcttcccacactgagggcatgcgaaaggcttctctccagtgtgagtcCTAATGTGAACCTCAAGGTTTTCTTTACGTGTGaaattctttccacactgagggcatgtgaaaggattctctccagagtgaattctcatgtgaatcCTAAAGTTTGATGGACGTGTGTAACtccttccacactgagggcaaATGTAAGGCTTCTCACCAGAGTGAGTTCTCATGTGAATCTGAAGACTTCTTTTGTGTTTGCAAATCTTTCCACACTGCTGGCATgcgaaaggcttctctccagcaTGAGTTCTCGTGTGAATTTCaagggattttttgtgtgtgtaattcaatccacactgatcacatgtgtaAAGCCTCTCTCCGGTGTGAATTTTCATGTGACTCTTAAGGGTTCCTCTTTTTgtgaaaccctttccacactgatcacatgtgtaaggcctctctccagtgtgaattctcatgtgaatcTTAAGGGTTCCTCtttttgtgaaactctttccacattgaggaCAGATAATAGGATTTTTGGCTCCTGTTTCTATCTGTGAGATATAATTTTCACTCTGTATGAATCGAAGAAAAGATTTTTCTCCAGCGGAGACATTATCAGGTTCAAGATACTGATGTTTCttctccacttcattcagttctagACTTTCCTCTTTAACTTCCATCAgatctaaaatgaataaattaaacatattagctaatcagtagaatcaggtgtgttagataAAGGAGGCATCAAATCTATGTAGTGTTAGTGGTACTCCAGGAAatgattgagaaacactggtctaaagcaagggtcttcaacagggggtccgtaaattattgtttgatccaccactgGCATTCCTAACAGATAATCATTCACTCATACATGAGCAATAGCGAGAGATGTATTTAGTTtagttaaagctgaaatgtgtaatttctgccccACTGAACAgacttgcaaaaataaacattgggcATTTTCCAAATTTTGAAGGGCACTTCAGGAAGGGGACACCACTCGAAGGGCCGTTCCAAACAATAGTAAGAAAGTTATTTTCTAAACAAAGGGCCTTTTCCACAAGACTTTTAGTGACGGGTACATTTAAACTGTATGCCATGCTCCAGTGGCAGTTCttgcttgtatggcgccctgggcaaaaCCCCCCTTCaacaaacaccccccccccaaaagaatTGTTAGTCAGGGTGGGTGGGGGTTTTGCTGAAGGGGGGGGGTCCGTGCCGCCCCCAGCAAGATGCCACCCCGggtggctgcccatgtcgcccatgcctaaatccgccactgccatgctcccttcagagttccCAGAACAAGAACTATGTCCttcgtagtgagtagggcatagggataatCACTTACAATTGGAATTCGCCCATTGATCAAAACAAACTGCTAGACCCGCCCCCAAtttacgccattggttgagtcagtgttgtgtaTCGGGCTTGACAGGCTGATCAAAAGGAACAGGAaatttcatagtgccacagaaacAGAGTGTTTATAGTTTGAGAAAATGAACCTATgaatggattacttatagttgtctctgcatattaagctgggataggagaaagtattttaacaccgaaaaagttacaaacttcagctttaaaagactatcgacatgttgaagtccctcacacctgcgTGCTAGATCTTACTCTTGTAGTAGTCCTTCCTCATATTCCTGCATAACTGAATGGAAAGCCAAACATTGTTGATGTGTGAAGAAACTTCTCTAGTCAACCGAAGCAGCATGGAAAAACGATTCTGCTCATGACGAGCCTCTGATAGCGCGGCTCAGATCAAGTTCAGCAGCTCTGCGGTTGTGGGTTGTGCAAGTACGTGTGTCTACTTTTCATTAAGCTACCATCACACCAGCAGAGACATTGTTGCTGGATGTCACTAGTGGGTGTTCCTACTGCTGTAGCTTTAACATTTTAGGTGGATAGCACAACTAGTCATAGCTTTAGAAAATCTCATCACAGTATTGTACTGCCGGTAAAACtaagacataattttaatttgacaatgAATCAGCTCTCTTGCCTCTTAAAATAAGTATCCTACAGGgaagagtgtttttatataaacttcagcagtgctcaatgcatcatatcaggAACAAGATTAACGATCTACAACCCCAATCCCCAAAAAGTTGGGACTATTGGAAAATGCTATAGAAATTTGTAAAAtctattcaccctttgctatattgaaagcactacaacaacacataatttgacgttttaccttgtgaatcTAATTGTTTTTTGGAAAATATGCACTTatgtcaaatcagatgattgcaacacactccaaaaaagttgggacagttgagtgttcaccactgtgtaacatcacagTTTCTTCTAATACAACTTAAGCATTTCTTCAGCTCTGGCCCGGAGAACAGGACAGCTATTATTTCCCAAATCTATTTGAAATGTGGCCTCGTCAGACAACAAAAACACTATTCCACTGTTGTACCTTACATCTCAGATGAGACTGAGCCAAGAGAAGTCGgtggcacttctggacagtgttgatgtatggcttctgctttgcgtAGTAAagtcttaaagctgcactacgtaagattttttgggtaaaaataaaaaatgtccattattaattgagtacataaacaatcagtgttcaaaacaatgcccttaccttaccccaattcactacggtaagcctataaaaatgatttgtattttgagctgtcaggtcaGATTTGGGTGCGAAATCACAGGCTTATATcgttcatccttgcgtcattacgtcatgtccgtaaacacagaaaagaagtaccggctgtcaCATGATTTGCTGGGGAAATTACACTGTTCAGTTCCGTCAGTCACACTCATGCAGCTCAGGACAGCattgctgcagtctggatggatatttatctgtttgaagttatttacctgctataatgcttggatatgttttctggtagggttgttgaagcttatattggttatcatgcttttatgaattgaaAATTACTCgttaaccgatcgcgatgtatctacattgtccgttgaagttactgtaacatgtttactaatatgtatgaattctgaaattgacttcttgtaactgttatattgcatatttaagcacattaaagtatattttatccccatcattattgaatccttgtttttcgtttacagtgttattgtgtgcagagcacagacatgctattgtagtattACAGCTTTACTTGCATTCTGagactataatataatataaaaataataaagtcgcAGTAAAGTAAGCAATTCTATGTTAACTTGGTGCTGCACTGGTGCCACGGTACTACCAGACAGCGATTTCCTCGTTTATTcagtgtcttgtgcaggagcgccatgttttttaaatgccatgtcaagttaaaaaaagaactacaacctttaaaaatgtgtcttgagacacctgcgttctaaTGTATTTGTTGCACTACGTCTAGCCTTCTCTTctacaggggccggttgcaccagctgtgtgtaagttaAAACTTAGGCTAGTTgtggcactaagtcacaatttacgcactactaaatatttgagcgttgcaccattaaacttaggtaggacgtaaccctacgtataaactaaaaaTGACGAAAGACTCCTACCaagagtaactgatggaataaaaaaagcagactgatattttatgcatcaatgagctcatgttttgtgtgacaggcatcaatcatttcgaaaTACAGtaagatgttgacatttacactcgtttgcatttatgggagagaaaaaaaaacatacttttaagcggctcttcagcatgaaaccgatctaatggtgcagttttcaggatgcgtcggccggtgtcaagtttcaacattcaaaatatatataggatattaaaatgaataaatgtctgtttttccagcctgttgtattagtatttatttatcacccctcatttattttagatacagttcctatttattgttatttacacagggcaaatatactatttatcaaatgtacttttattacgtatcgtattttaatggggatataatttattacagctgacagttacgtgagcaaacaaggtttgaacatcaaccgtaacgagataaaactgaaatacacAGCtttttctgtgtacaaatttgaaggctgtttattggatcaatacaaacgtcatattatgtgaccaCGCgtcactttacggagagcttacgacccaagtcttgccttaagaacaggtggtgcaatcaaattaagcactgacttagttataaACTTGTAGTTACCaatactaagcccttagtgtgaactttatgtccgAACTtgcgtgagaacttacgcacagctggtgcaaccctacccaggaatCCAAAATTCAATGCACAATAAGCATTCAAAtaagcatttttatcttaaatatgaCACACTTTGGAAtattaatttgacagccttacaaAAGGGCACATCATGGGAATGTTATTAGACATACTGTAGCTGAATCTTTGACATTTAGGAATAAGATTGCATGGGTGTTTGAATCAACATTGCAATCTTTTAAGGATTATTATGCAGCTCTAAATAATCTATTGTTGTAGTgctgctttcaatatagcacagggtgaatacaattttaaaataattccttttttttttttattagcattttccatactgccCTAACTATT from Myxocyprinus asiaticus isolate MX2 ecotype Aquarium Trade chromosome 5, UBuf_Myxa_2, whole genome shotgun sequence harbors:
- the LOC127440812 gene encoding zinc finger protein 239-like isoform X2, producing MQNKTDLMEVKEESLELNEVEKKHQYLEPDNVSAGEKSFLRFIQSENYISQIETGAKNPIICPQCGKSFTKRGTLKIHMRIHTGERPYTCDQCGKGFTKRGTLKSHMKIHTGERLYTCDQCGLNYTHKKSLEIHTRTHAGEKPFACQQCGKICKHKRSLQIHMRTHSGEKPYICPQCGRSYTRPSNFRIHMRIHSGENPFTCPQCGKNFTRKENLEVHIRTHTGEKPFACPQCGKSFTHPSNFRIHMRIHSGEKPFTCPQCGKTYTNKRSFQMHIRTHSGENPFACPQCGKNFTRKENLEVHIRTHTGEKPFTCPQCGKCFTHRSNFRIHIRIHTDKKPYSSHQCGKCFRNYIRLSHGNNSSEKLHQCSGAIFIKPHKVKC
- the LOC127440812 gene encoding gastrula zinc finger protein XlCGF57.1-like isoform X1; protein product: MIVKMEFIKEERENMRVTEACRVKNEETEEHGDLMEVKEESLELNEVEKKHQYLEPDNVSAGEKSFLRFIQSENYISQIETGAKNPIICPQCGKSFTKRGTLKIHMRIHTGERPYTCDQCGKGFTKRGTLKSHMKIHTGERLYTCDQCGLNYTHKKSLEIHTRTHAGEKPFACQQCGKICKHKRSLQIHMRTHSGEKPYICPQCGRSYTRPSNFRIHMRIHSGENPFTCPQCGKNFTRKENLEVHIRTHTGEKPFACPQCGKSFTHPSNFRIHMRIHSGEKPFTCPQCGKTYTNKRSFQMHIRTHSGENPFACPQCGKNFTRKENLEVHIRTHTGEKPFTCPQCGKCFTHRSNFRIHIRIHTDKKPYSSHQCGKCFRNYIRLSHGNNSSEKLHQCSGAIFIKPHKVKC